A single Cyclopterus lumpus isolate fCycLum1 chromosome 1, fCycLum1.pri, whole genome shotgun sequence DNA region contains:
- the LOC117731871 gene encoding caspase-6-like isoform X2 encodes MSNTAEDRCEGSVAQHNRTATDSAACTENLTETDAFIRSSLALDPAEEYKMDNKKRGLALIFNQERFFWRLGLNDRHGTNADRSNLERRLNDLNFEVRAYDNYKQVEVLDQISEAAEANHSDADCFLLVFLSHGENDHVYTYDGKISIQSITSLFKGDQCKSLVGKPKIFILQACRGDKHDNPVTACDAVDSELKTNEVVVDASAIYTLPAGADFIMCYSVAEGYYSHRETINGSWYVQDLCALLQKYGDSLEFTELLTLVNRKVSMRTVGNSNDRTAIGKKQVPCFASMLTKKLYFR; translated from the exons AGACAGATGTGAAG GAAGTGTTGCTCAACACAACAGGACAGCAACAGACAGTGCGG CATGCACTGAGAACCTAACGGAGACGGATGCCTTCATTAGAAG CTCTTTAGCTTTGGACCCTGCAGAGGAGTACAAGATGGACAACAAAAAACGAGGCCTCGCACTCATCTTTAACCAGGAGCGCTTCTTCTGGCGCCTTGGCTTAAATGACAGGCATGGAACCAATGCTGACCGCTCCAACCTGGAGAGAAG acTGAATGACCTGAATTTTGAAGTGAGGGCTTACGATAACTACAAACAGGTGGAAGTTTTAGATCAAATCAGTGAAG CCGCAGAAGCCAACCATTCAGACGCAGACTGCTTTTTGCTCGTCTTCCTGAGCCACGGCGAGAACGATCACGTTTACACCTACGACGGCAAGATCAGCATTCAGAGCATCACGTCCCTGTTCAAAGGAGACCAGTGCAAGAGCCTCGTGGGAAAGCCAAAGATCTTCATATTACAG GCATGCCGCGGAGACAAGCACGACAATCCCGTGACTGCCTGTGATGCTGTGGACAGCGAGCTGAAGACGAATGAAGTGGTGGTGGACGCCAGTGCTATATACACCCTCCCTGCTGGGGCCGATTTCATCATGTGCTACTCTGTGGCTGAAG GCTATTATTCCCACCGGGAGACCATCAATGGCTCCTGGTATGTCCAGGATCTGTGTGCGCTGCTTCAGAAGTATGGGGACTCCCTTGAATTCACAGAACTACTGACGCTGGTCAACAGGAAGGTCTCCATGAGGACTGTTGGGAACAGTAATGACCGCACTGCCATTGGGAAGAAGCAAGTACCTTGCTTTGCTTCGATGCTCACCAAGAAACTTTACTTCCGTTAA
- the LOC117731871 gene encoding caspase-6-like isoform X1, which translates to MSNTAEDRCEGSVAQHNRTATDSAACTENLTETDAFIRSSSLALDPAEEYKMDNKKRGLALIFNQERFFWRLGLNDRHGTNADRSNLERRLNDLNFEVRAYDNYKQVEVLDQISEAAEANHSDADCFLLVFLSHGENDHVYTYDGKISIQSITSLFKGDQCKSLVGKPKIFILQACRGDKHDNPVTACDAVDSELKTNEVVVDASAIYTLPAGADFIMCYSVAEGYYSHRETINGSWYVQDLCALLQKYGDSLEFTELLTLVNRKVSMRTVGNSNDRTAIGKKQVPCFASMLTKKLYFR; encoded by the exons AGACAGATGTGAAG GAAGTGTTGCTCAACACAACAGGACAGCAACAGACAGTGCGG CATGCACTGAGAACCTAACGGAGACGGATGCCTTCATTAGAAG CAGCTCTTTAGCTTTGGACCCTGCAGAGGAGTACAAGATGGACAACAAAAAACGAGGCCTCGCACTCATCTTTAACCAGGAGCGCTTCTTCTGGCGCCTTGGCTTAAATGACAGGCATGGAACCAATGCTGACCGCTCCAACCTGGAGAGAAG acTGAATGACCTGAATTTTGAAGTGAGGGCTTACGATAACTACAAACAGGTGGAAGTTTTAGATCAAATCAGTGAAG CCGCAGAAGCCAACCATTCAGACGCAGACTGCTTTTTGCTCGTCTTCCTGAGCCACGGCGAGAACGATCACGTTTACACCTACGACGGCAAGATCAGCATTCAGAGCATCACGTCCCTGTTCAAAGGAGACCAGTGCAAGAGCCTCGTGGGAAAGCCAAAGATCTTCATATTACAG GCATGCCGCGGAGACAAGCACGACAATCCCGTGACTGCCTGTGATGCTGTGGACAGCGAGCTGAAGACGAATGAAGTGGTGGTGGACGCCAGTGCTATATACACCCTCCCTGCTGGGGCCGATTTCATCATGTGCTACTCTGTGGCTGAAG GCTATTATTCCCACCGGGAGACCATCAATGGCTCCTGGTATGTCCAGGATCTGTGTGCGCTGCTTCAGAAGTATGGGGACTCCCTTGAATTCACAGAACTACTGACGCTGGTCAACAGGAAGGTCTCCATGAGGACTGTTGGGAACAGTAATGACCGCACTGCCATTGGGAAGAAGCAAGTACCTTGCTTTGCTTCGATGCTCACCAAGAAACTTTACTTCCGTTAA